The Brevibacterium atlanticum genome segment CCGATCGCCCAGGTGCGCGAACCGAGTTTCCGCGAGAGCACGAGGATCGCGACGAAGACGCCGATGGCGATGAGCGGGAACACCCACGTCACACCTGCGCCGAGTCCGAGAGCGGCTCCCGGGTTGCGGTAGAAGGTGAATCCGGCCAGCGATCCGATGACGGGGACGGGCTGCTGCCCTTCGAGGAAGCTGACGGCGAGGAACTTCGTGAACTGGTCGATGACCAAGACGATGGCTGCTATCGAGAACAGCAGCGCCAACATGAGAGCACGCGATCTCTTCGCCCGTGGGGCAGGGTCGTTCATTCGGTTCATTCTAGTCCACCGCCTCCGGGCCTGCGCACACACGACCAAGGTCCGGGAACTCCTGGGAGTTCCCGGACCTCGATCTCAGCGTGACGCGGATCAGAGCTTGTGGTTCGAGGAACCACCCAGCGGGCCGTTACCGTCGAGGGTCTCCGGAGCCAGGCTCGTGGAGTTCTCGAGGTCGCGCAGCTGGTCGTTGAGGTAGCTCTTGAGACGCGTGCGGTACTGGCGCTCGAAGTTCGAGAGCTGATCGATCGACCGCTCGAGCGTCGACTTCTGCGACTCGAGGGTCGACAGCGTCTCATCGCGCTTGGTCTCGGCCTTGCCGACGATGTCGGCGGCTTCCTTCTCGGCGCCCTTGATGAGTTCGTCGCGCTTGCGCTCACCTTCGGCAACGTGCTCATCGTGAACGCGCTGGGCCAGTGCGATGAGACCGTGTGCGTCTCCGTCGCCACCTGCCACGGCTGCACCGAGTCCGGCGCCTGCTGCACCACCGGCGACGCCGGCGCCCACAGCGGGAGCGGCGGACGAGGCGGTGTTGGCGGAGTTGTCCTGCGGAGCCGGGGCGGCTTCCTTGACGACAGGCGCGGAGGCCTGGGTGTCTTCGACCGGAGCCGGAGCAGCGGGTGCTTCCTTCGCCTCGGGTGCCTCGGACTTCTCCTGCGGAGCGGGGACAGCGGCAGGCATGGCCTGCGTAGCGTCGATGTCCTGAGCCGGAGCGGCAGAGGCGCCGCCTGCCTCGAGTTCCTTCACGCGCTGTTCAGCGGTGGAGAGCTTCTGACGCAGCTCGTCGTTCTCCTGGTAGAGCCGGCGGATCTCAACAACGACCTCGTCGAGGAAATCGTCGACTTCGTCCTGGTCGTACCCGTCGCGGAACTTCACATGCTGGAACCGCTTGTTTACTACGTCTTCAGGCGTGAGCGCCATGAGGTCACCTTCGGTCGATCTACAATCATTACGCTGCCGCCCCGAAGGACGGCTTCAACGTCACATTAGCGTAACACCTGCAGATTTGTCCTGCAGTAGTGGCGTGTCACGTATTTGATGACGACTATTTCCACCTTGAGACTAACAACCCGAAAGCACCGGCGGCCAATTCTCGTGATCATATTCACGACTTACTGACCATATTCACTACTGACGAGGAATTCGTCCAAACAATAGACCGAAATCATTCGCGAGCGTTCCTGGGCGGATCCCGCGGGGGATTGCATCACCATCACCGAGGCGGCCCCGCCGATCCGTGCACACCCACCGGGACCGCCCGAGCGAAGGCGACGGGCCATCCGAATCTCTCGCGCCGCGCCGATCACAACCGATCGGGGGCCAGTCCGGGCCGCCTCGGGTGATCGGCGCGTGACTCACATCGTCGTACGGGAGAGGTTGAAGAACACGGAGGCGATGATCTGGATGCCGATGAGCAGGACGATGAAGCCGAGGTCGAGGGAGACCTGTCCCAGGCGCAGCGGAGGGATCACCTTGCGCAGCAACTTCAGCGGTGGATCGGTGAGTGTGTAGACGATCTCGGCAAGGACGAGAAGGAACCCGCTCGGCTTCCACTCACGTGAGAAGACCTGGACGAGGTCGAGGACGACGCGTGCCAGGAGAACGTAGACATAGAGGCTGAGTGCCGTGCCGAGGATATAGAAGATGATGGCCACGTGGGTCCCTCACGCCTTCCTTGCTGCTTGAGTGTCGGAGCCCCAGCCTATCGGCCCGAGCTGAAGAGGAGTTGAGAGTGGTTCCCCTGCCCGTTCAGCTCTGGTTGAAGAAGCTCGCCTGCGAATCCGAGTCCGTCTCGGTCTCGCCGGCGACCTCGATGTTCTCCGGCGTGAGCAGGAAGACCTTGTTCGTCACGCGTTCGATGGATCCATGGAGACCGAAGATGAGCCCGGCGGAGAAGTCCACGAGGCGCTTCGAGTTGTTCTCGTCCATCTCCGAGAGGTTCATGATCACCGGGGTGCCATCGCGGAAGGCCGAACCGATGACCATGGCATCGTTGTAGCTGCGGGGGTGGATGGTCCTGATGCGATTCATTGAGGTTCCTGGAGCCGGGGTGTCTACGGGACGGATCGGCGACGGGTGGATCGGCGTCACCGGAGCCGGCGCGCGGTCGCCTGCCGACTCGGGTTCGTCGTGCTCGTCGACCTCGTCGTAGGCCTCGACGACTTCGCGGTCACGATAGGCGGGTTCGCGACGATCGGTACGATCGACCGTCTCGTCCTCTTCTTCGACGAAACCCAGGTATTCCAGCGTCTTCTTGATTGCTGACATGTCTTAGCTCCTCGGCCTTCGGCACTTGCTCACCTGTCGCCAAACTATCGCACGTGGGCGGATGCGCGGGTGCGTCCTAAGGGTGTGTCGTGGTGTTTTCTTCCTGCAGCCAGATGATTCCGGCGAACCGACCTGTCCGCTGCGCTCCGCGGTAGGAGAACAGATCCTCGGATTCCTTCGTGCAGGTCCGTGAGAAATGGTCGATGGTCACGTCGCCGCGTCGCAGCTGTTCGGCGACCGCTCCGGCGACGTCGAGGGCGGGGGTTCCCGTCACCGACACCGAGGCGGCCACAGGTTCGACCGCGGCGACCTCCTCGCGCAGTCCGGCGGGCACCTCGTAGCAGCGGGGGCACACCGAGGGACCGATGACCGCGTGGATGTCGGTCGCGCCGAGGCTGCGCATCCGATCGAGTGTGGCCGGCACGATGCCGGCGGCCATTCCGGGACGGCCTGCGTGGACGGCGGCGATGATGCCGGCCTCGACGTCGGCGAGCATGACCGGGGTGCAGTCGGCGACCATGATCGCCAACCCGATCCCGGGAAGCGTCGTCAGTTGGGCGTCGGCTTCGACGGGTTCT includes the following:
- a CDS encoding signal peptidase II, with amino-acid sequence MNDPAPRAKRSRALMLALLFSIAAIVLVIDQFTKFLAVSFLEGQQPVPVIGSLAGFTFYRNPGAALGLGAGVTWVFPLIAIGVFVAILVLSRKLGSRTWAIGLGLLLGGLFGNLVDRLFREPSFLHGAVVDFIDLSLFICNVADIAISVAAVTLVVASLKGVEIDGSDSTRAKEDSHD
- a CDS encoding DivIVA domain-containing protein — protein: MALTPEDVVNKRFQHVKFRDGYDQDEVDDFLDEVVVEIRRLYQENDELRQKLSTAEQRVKELEAGGASAAPAQDIDATQAMPAAVPAPQEKSEAPEAKEAPAAPAPVEDTQASAPVVKEAAPAPQDNSANTASSAAPAVGAGVAGGAAGAGLGAAVAGGDGDAHGLIALAQRVHDEHVAEGERKRDELIKGAEKEAADIVGKAETKRDETLSTLESQKSTLERSIDQLSNFERQYRTRLKSYLNDQLRDLENSTSLAPETLDGNGPLGGSSNHKL
- a CDS encoding YggT family protein, whose product is MAIIFYILGTALSLYVYVLLARVVLDLVQVFSREWKPSGFLLVLAEIVYTLTDPPLKLLRKVIPPLRLGQVSLDLGFIVLLIGIQIIASVFFNLSRTTM
- a CDS encoding cell division protein SepF, giving the protein MSAIKKTLEYLGFVEEEDETVDRTDRREPAYRDREVVEAYDEVDEHDEPESAGDRAPAPVTPIHPSPIRPVDTPAPGTSMNRIRTIHPRSYNDAMVIGSAFRDGTPVIMNLSEMDENNSKRLVDFSAGLIFGLHGSIERVTNKVFLLTPENIEVAGETETDSDSQASFFNQS
- the pgeF gene encoding peptidoglycan editing factor PgeF, whose translation is MLRSRFVIPGRRTAHVAFTDRHGGYSTGDFSSFNLARHVGDDDELVAANRAALAQVLGLSGERLSFVSQVHGTRVRMISDERELRGEPVEADAQLTTLPGIGLAIMVADCTPVMLADVEAGIIAAVHAGRPGMAAGIVPATLDRMRSLGATDIHAVIGPSVCPRCYEVPAGLREEVAAVEPVAASVSVTGTPALDVAGAVAEQLRRGDVTIDHFSRTCTKESEDLFSYRGAQRTGRFAGIIWLQEENTTTHP